In Geminocystis sp. NIES-3709, a single genomic region encodes these proteins:
- the dprA gene encoding DNA-processing protein DprA, with amino-acid sequence MIQDTEKIYWLAWSKIKGVGVVSLKKIYDYFGNLEQAWTASSQELMLIDGIGKKLCNLIQEEKRKIEPEKLYLKHIEKNPKFWTVIELEYPKLLLEIPSPPSILYYLGQVNLSENQGITPLIGIVGTRKPTEHGKKWTYNISKALGKNGFTVVSGLAEGIDTVAHRGCLDGGGRTIAVLGNGLDRAYPSNNRQLMAEIAEKGLIMTEYEYGSQPERGNFPARNRIVAGLCRAVLVMEAPEKSGALITARYANEFNRDVYTLPNSPDNVQARGCLRLIHNGAEIIINEEELLSSLGIIPSLDQGQQLSLFPVSSPSLPEKTPKEPRLSSSFKLVYDSIEVNPTLFDVIVDKSQLNSGEVSGILLQLELDGLITQLPGMMYCRA; translated from the coding sequence ATGATTCAAGATACAGAAAAAATTTATTGGTTAGCATGGTCAAAAATTAAAGGGGTTGGAGTAGTATCTTTAAAGAAAATATATGATTATTTTGGCAATTTAGAACAGGCTTGGACAGCTTCATCACAAGAATTAATGCTGATTGATGGTATTGGCAAAAAACTATGTAATTTAATTCAAGAAGAAAAAAGAAAAATTGAGCCGGAAAAACTATACTTAAAACATATAGAAAAAAATCCTAAATTTTGGACGGTTATTGAATTAGAGTATCCTAAATTATTACTGGAAATTCCTAGTCCTCCCTCGATTTTATATTATTTAGGACAAGTAAATTTATCGGAAAATCAAGGTATAACTCCTTTAATTGGCATTGTGGGTACAAGAAAGCCCACAGAACATGGAAAAAAATGGACATATAATATTAGTAAGGCTTTAGGAAAAAATGGTTTTACGGTGGTATCTGGGTTAGCAGAAGGTATCGATACAGTGGCACATCGTGGTTGTTTAGATGGTGGAGGTAGAACTATTGCAGTACTAGGAAATGGACTCGATCGAGCGTATCCTTCCAATAATCGTCAATTAATGGCAGAAATTGCGGAAAAAGGGTTAATTATGACAGAATATGAGTATGGAAGTCAACCAGAAAGGGGTAATTTTCCTGCTCGTAATCGTATTGTTGCAGGATTGTGTCGAGCGGTATTGGTTATGGAAGCGCCAGAAAAATCGGGAGCATTGATTACCGCACGTTATGCTAATGAGTTTAATCGAGATGTTTATACATTACCTAATAGCCCTGATAATGTTCAAGCTAGAGGATGTTTAAGGTTAATTCATAATGGAGCAGAAATTATTATCAATGAAGAGGAGTTGTTATCTAGTTTAGGGATAATACCAAGTTTAGATCAAGGACAACAATTATCTTTATTTCCCGTATCTTCCCCTTCTCTACCAGAAAAAACACCCAAAGAACCTCGTTTATCTTCTAGTTTTAAATTAGTTTATGACTCGATCGAAGTCAACCCCACTCTTTTTGATGTTATTGTTGATAAGAGTCAATTAAATAGTGGAGAAGTTTCAGGAATTCTTCTACAACTGGAGTTAGATGGTTTAATAACTCAACTTCCCGGGATGATGTATTGTCGAGCATGA
- a CDS encoding serine/threonine-protein kinase yields MSYWKTGQIIQKGKYVIDKVLGAGGAGITYRAKDLQMGNIVAVKTLNATIQAQPDFKKHQERFIQEAFRLAKCSHAHVIQVDDVCQEGELWCMVMEYIDGGNLESLVKQKGGFEEVEAIRYIYQVGSALSYIHQRGILHRDVKPANIMRRSQNNEAVLIDFGLARDFIEDKTQIHTNSRTEGFAPLEQYSRNAKRGAYTDVYALAATLYYSLTLQIPFPAQFRNQGINLIPPQQHNPKISDRTNLAILKGMELHSDDRPESIAEWLSMLTENREIVLSSPVTTAATPPAVATSKKMPVMAVPPVPTTKKVRRVVKTSRATPMETETYDPLSPNRFHHNPPIASPPTQSQTTSSLGDEQVFNNYYEEESSIPTEMANPETVLESQSSSLSEVGIDYSRLEELLSSQAWRKADEETHRIMLKAVNKEASGWIDRNSMSTFPAKDLQTLDRLWLQYSNGKFGFSVQKRIYLSLGGKRSYDKKIWETVGDRLGWRMNGIWLFQDYLIYTIKAPQGHLPSVAMSGLLERGIYTLISRIMDCGIN; encoded by the coding sequence ATGAGTTATTGGAAAACTGGGCAGATTATTCAAAAAGGAAAATATGTGATTGATAAGGTTTTAGGGGCAGGAGGTGCTGGTATTACTTATCGTGCCAAAGATCTTCAAATGGGAAATATTGTCGCCGTCAAAACTCTTAATGCTACTATTCAAGCTCAACCAGACTTTAAAAAACATCAAGAAAGATTTATTCAAGAGGCTTTTCGTTTAGCTAAATGTAGTCATGCTCATGTAATTCAAGTAGATGATGTCTGTCAAGAAGGTGAGTTGTGGTGTATGGTGATGGAATATATTGATGGAGGAAATTTAGAAAGTTTAGTTAAACAAAAGGGTGGTTTTGAAGAAGTTGAAGCGATTCGTTATATTTATCAGGTGGGAAGTGCATTAAGTTATATTCATCAACGGGGTATTTTACACCGAGATGTGAAACCGGCTAATATTATGCGTCGCAGTCAAAATAATGAAGCTGTATTGATTGATTTTGGATTGGCAAGAGATTTTATTGAGGATAAAACCCAAATTCATACCAATTCTCGAACAGAAGGTTTCGCTCCTTTAGAACAATATTCTCGAAATGCCAAAAGGGGAGCTTATACAGATGTGTATGCTTTGGCCGCTACTTTATATTATTCTTTGACTTTACAAATACCTTTTCCGGCTCAGTTTCGCAATCAGGGTATTAATTTAATTCCTCCTCAACAACATAATCCGAAGATTAGCGATCGAACAAATTTAGCTATTTTGAAAGGAATGGAGTTACATTCGGATGATCGTCCAGAATCGATCGCTGAATGGTTAAGTATGCTAACAGAAAATAGAGAAATTGTCCTTTCTTCTCCTGTTACAACTGCAGCTACTCCTCCTGCGGTGGCTACTTCAAAAAAAATGCCCGTGATGGCTGTACCTCCTGTTCCTACAACTAAAAAGGTTAGACGAGTAGTCAAAACCTCTAGGGCAACACCCATGGAAACAGAAACCTATGATCCTCTTTCCCCCAACAGATTTCACCATAATCCTCCCATTGCTTCACCTCCTACCCAATCACAAACCACTTCTTCTTTAGGTGATGAGCAAGTTTTTAATAATTATTATGAGGAGGAGTCTTCTATCCCTACAGAAATGGCTAATCCTGAAACTGTATTGGAATCTCAATCTTCTTCTTTATCGGAGGTGGGTATTGATTATAGTCGATTAGAAGAATTGTTGAGTAGTCAAGCATGGCGCAAAGCTGATGAAGAAACCCATAGAATCATGCTTAAAGCAGTCAATAAAGAGGCTTCCGGTTGGATTGATCGAAATTCTATGAGTACTTTTCCTGCTAAAGATTTACAAACCCTCGATCGACTTTGGCTTCAATATAGTAACGGTAAATTTGGTTTTTCTGTACAAAAAAGAATTTATCTGAGTTTAGGAGGAAAAAGAAGTTACGATAAGAAAATATGGGAAACTGTTGGCGATCGTCTTGGATGGCGCATGAACGGAATTTGGTTATTTCAAGACTATTTAATTTATACTATTAAAGCACCTCAAGGACATTTACCCAGTGTTGCCATGTCGGGGTTATTAGAAAGAGGAATTTATACTCTGATTTCTCGAATTATGGACTGTGGAATTAACTAA
- a CDS encoding IS982 family transposase, translating to MIWRHLKYSTQYDLQQQIGIIFKNLNDSMEYLLDSFPVPVCNNIRIARCRLINSEDYRGYIASKKLYFYGVRIHLLSTKEGIPVEWVFIPGSSHDVSGLNLLPLNLPPGSEIYADKAFNDYEMEDQLAELEKISLEIIRKKKSKREDSKWVHYIKQTSRHFIETVFSRITRKFPKNIHAVTFQGFLLKVSSFIFAYTLESSFL from the coding sequence ATGATTTGGAGGCATTTAAAGTATTCCACCCAATATGATCTTCAACAACAAATAGGAATAATCTTTAAAAATCTCAACGACTCGATGGAATATCTACTGGATTCTTTTCCTGTACCTGTTTGCAACAATATCAGAATTGCTCGTTGTCGGTTGATTAATTCAGAAGATTATAGAGGCTACATAGCTTCAAAAAAACTTTACTTTTATGGTGTAAGAATACATTTACTCAGTACAAAAGAAGGAATACCTGTGGAATGGGTGTTTATACCGGGAAGTAGTCATGATGTTAGTGGCTTGAATTTATTACCATTAAACCTTCCTCCGGGGAGTGAAATCTATGCAGATAAAGCATTTAATGATTACGAAATGGAAGATCAATTGGCAGAATTAGAAAAAATTTCCTTAGAGATAATCAGAAAAAAGAAATCGAAAAGAGAAGATAGTAAATGGGTTCATTACATTAAGCAAACAAGCCGTCATTTTATCGAAACAGTTTTCAGTAGAATTACCAGAAAATTCCCAAAAAATATCCATGCAGTAACTTTTCAAGGATTTTTACTCAAAGTATCATCGTTTATTTTTGCATACACTTTAGAAAGTTCCTTTTTATAA
- the fabI gene encoding enoyl-ACP reductase FabI, which produces MLDLTKKNALVTGIANNKSIAWGIAQQLHKAGANIGVTYLPDEKGRFEKKVGELVEPLSPSVFLPCNVQDDAQIDETFAQIKEKWGHIDILIHCLAFAQKDDLTGDFSNTSRDGFKTALDISAYSLTRLVQAAKPMMRSGGSVVTLSYLGGVKVIPNYNVMGIAKSALEMSVRYLASELGTQNVRVNAISAGPIRTLASSAVGGILDMIHHVESVAPLRRTVTQTEVGNTAAFLCSDLSSGITGQIIYVDAGYEIMGMSQGH; this is translated from the coding sequence ATGTTAGATTTAACCAAGAAAAACGCCCTTGTAACAGGTATTGCTAATAATAAATCCATCGCTTGGGGTATTGCTCAACAACTACATAAAGCAGGAGCAAATATCGGTGTTACTTATCTACCCGATGAAAAAGGAAGATTTGAGAAAAAAGTAGGGGAATTAGTAGAACCTTTAAGCCCTAGTGTTTTTCTTCCTTGTAATGTACAAGATGATGCCCAGATTGACGAAACTTTTGCTCAAATTAAAGAAAAATGGGGACATATTGACATCTTAATTCATTGTTTAGCTTTTGCTCAAAAAGATGATTTAACAGGAGATTTTAGTAATACCTCTCGTGACGGATTTAAAACAGCCCTTGATATTAGTGCTTATTCCCTAACCCGTTTAGTACAAGCCGCCAAACCCATGATGCGATCGGGTGGTAGCGTGGTAACATTAAGCTACCTTGGAGGAGTCAAAGTCATTCCTAACTATAACGTCATGGGTATTGCCAAATCTGCCTTAGAAATGAGTGTACGTTACCTTGCTTCAGAATTAGGAACACAAAATGTAAGAGTAAATGCTATCTCTGCCGGGCCTATTCGCACCCTTGCTTCCTCGGCGGTAGGAGGGATATTAGACATGATTCACCATGTCGAATCGGTTGCTCCTCTACGTCGTACGGTAACTCAAACAGAAGTAGGCAACACCGCCGCTTTTCTCTGTAGTGACTTGTCTAGTGGTATTACAGGACAAATTATTTATGTTGACGCAGGTTATGAAATTATGGGCATGAGTCAAGGACATTGA
- the rpmB gene encoding 50S ribosomal protein L28, translating into MRVCQLTGKRANNGFAVSHSHRRTKKLQHANLQDKRIWWAEGKCFVKLRISTKALKTLDNRGLNAMAREAGIDLKQYKCQ; encoded by the coding sequence ATGCGAGTCTGTCAACTTACTGGAAAAAGGGCAAATAATGGTTTTGCGGTTTCTCACTCTCATCGTAGAACTAAAAAGTTACAACACGCAAATTTACAAGATAAGAGAATTTGGTGGGCAGAAGGAAAGTGTTTTGTTAAACTTCGTATTTCAACAAAAGCTCTCAAAACTTTAGATAACAGAGGTTTAAACGCTATGGCTAGAGAGGCTGGAATTGATTTAAAACAATATAAGTGTCAATAA
- the ntcA gene encoding global nitrogen regulator NtcA, which yields MQSISTQEQPLASVFRQIGAGIYTPVVEKFERGKTIFFPGDPAERVYFLMKGAVKLSRVYEAGEEITVALLRENSVFGVLSLITGQKSDRFYHAVAFTPVELLSAPIEHFQRSLKDNPELSRLMLQGLSSRILQTELMIETLAHRDMASRLVSFLLILCRDFGVPSLNGITIDLKLSHQAIAEAIGSTRVTVTRLLGELRQDGMISINKKKITVHNPVGLSQQFA from the coding sequence ATGCAATCAATATCAACTCAGGAACAACCTTTAGCATCCGTATTTCGTCAGATTGGCGCAGGAATTTATACCCCTGTGGTGGAAAAATTTGAACGTGGTAAGACGATATTTTTCCCCGGTGATCCCGCCGAAAGAGTATATTTTTTAATGAAGGGTGCTGTAAAATTGTCCCGGGTGTATGAAGCTGGGGAAGAAATTACCGTTGCTTTATTACGGGAAAATAGTGTTTTTGGAGTATTATCACTGATTACAGGGCAAAAGTCCGATCGATTCTATCATGCTGTTGCTTTTACTCCCGTAGAATTATTATCTGCTCCTATTGAGCATTTTCAACGATCGTTAAAAGATAATCCTGAATTGTCTCGTTTAATGTTACAGGGATTGTCTTCTCGAATTTTACAAACAGAATTAATGATTGAAACTTTGGCACATAGGGATATGGCTTCCCGTTTAGTTAGTTTCTTATTAATTCTTTGTCGAGATTTTGGCGTACCTAGTCTCAATGGTATTACTATTGATCTTAAATTATCACATCAAGCGATCGCTGAAGCTATAGGTTCAACTCGTGTAACTGTTACTAGATTACTAGGAGAATTGAGACAAGATGGCATGATTTCGATTAATAAGAAAAAAATTACTGTGCATAATCCTGTTGGTTTAAGTCAACAATTCGCCTAA
- a CDS encoding DUF3084 domain-containing protein, which produces MTSAYILVVAILILGGLIAALGDRIGTKVGKARLRLFQLRPKQTAILITIGTGILISASTLLILFSLSSSLRQGIFELDEILKKRREITLQLEKVELEKKRVEQELISAQQRQNSAKKLLDETGQELKITQSKLKIISSQSEKLKKEVEKIITEKDILLQEKEEIQKQQEKLEISIAKRDQELKDKQLQIEEQKDILKEQEDSLAQLKNRQNQLQLEIKSRDQQISKLDQNILAKDKILKDKENELLSLEKELAFYRREVEILEQYYQTYQDLRERPIAIVKGQVLTVTLLKIDRNTNIEELIDGVLNEANRGVMLTLGYGDKFPNERFVQITKAQVQQMKEQLSQNGEYLVRILSAGNYVQGEENVRIFADVTSNQRVYSKNDTIASISIDPKDFKTDELQKKIDFLISVTQFRARREGLLGRIIIGDGKIISLINFLQELQLSDQTVDEIIAVAGNETYTSGPLQVNLVVISEGREILRL; this is translated from the coding sequence ATGACAAGTGCCTATATTCTCGTAGTAGCTATCTTAATATTAGGGGGTTTAATTGCGGCATTAGGCGATCGCATTGGGACAAAAGTCGGTAAGGCTAGATTGAGATTATTTCAACTACGTCCAAAACAAACTGCTATACTTATTACTATTGGTACAGGTATCTTAATTTCAGCTTCCACATTATTAATTTTGTTTAGTCTAAGTAGTTCTTTACGTCAAGGCATTTTTGAACTAGATGAAATCTTAAAAAAAAGACGAGAAATTACACTTCAATTGGAAAAAGTTGAGTTAGAAAAAAAGCGAGTAGAACAGGAATTAATTTCTGCTCAACAACGTCAAAATTCTGCTAAAAAATTGTTAGATGAAACTGGACAAGAATTAAAAATTACTCAAAGTAAACTCAAAATTATTTCCAGCCAAAGTGAAAAATTAAAAAAAGAAGTAGAGAAAATTATTACTGAAAAAGATATTCTTTTACAAGAAAAAGAGGAGATTCAAAAACAACAAGAAAAATTAGAAATATCCATAGCTAAAAGAGATCAAGAGTTAAAAGATAAACAGTTACAAATAGAAGAACAGAAGGATATTTTAAAAGAACAAGAAGATAGTTTAGCACAACTAAAAAATCGTCAAAATCAATTGCAATTAGAGATAAAATCTAGGGATCAACAGATTTCTAAACTCGATCAAAATATCTTGGCAAAAGATAAAATCCTAAAAGATAAAGAGAATGAATTATTATCTTTAGAAAAAGAATTGGCATTTTATCGTCGAGAAGTGGAAATATTAGAACAATATTATCAAACTTATCAAGATTTAAGAGAAAGACCGATCGCTATTGTGAAAGGACAAGTATTGACGGTAACTCTCTTAAAAATTGATCGAAATACTAATATTGAAGAATTAATTGATGGTGTTTTAAATGAAGCAAATCGAGGAGTAATGTTAACTTTAGGCTATGGAGATAAATTTCCTAACGAGAGATTTGTTCAAATTACTAAAGCACAAGTACAACAAATGAAAGAACAACTATCTCAAAATGGAGAATATTTGGTCAGAATTTTATCTGCTGGTAATTATGTTCAAGGAGAAGAAAATGTGAGGATTTTTGCAGATGTTACCTCTAATCAGAGAGTTTACAGTAAAAATGACACGATCGCCTCTATTTCGATCGATCCTAAAGATTTTAAAACTGATGAATTACAAAAGAAAATAGATTTTCTTATTTCTGTCACACAATTTCGGGCAAGGAGAGAAGGACTATTAGGTAGAATTATTATTGGAGATGGAAAAATTATCTCTTTAATTAACTTTCTTCAAGAGTTACAATTGTCTGATCAAACAGTGGACGAAATTATTGCTGTTGCGGGGAATGAAACCTATACATCTGGCCCATTACAAGTTAATTTAGTCGTTATTTCTGAAGGTAGAGAAATACTTAGACTATAA
- a CDS encoding 50S ribosomal protein L25/general stress protein Ctc, with the protein MEVTLECKTRPEGSKPRALRREGFIPANLYGHSGAEALSLVLTHKEAITLLKNASVNNTLVDLAIPELDWNGKVLIREVQTHPWKRNLHHISFFCPSGDNDVEVVVPLKIVGNSIGISQGGIMEQMVTQVKVRCLPTNIPEYLEMDISGVDIGKTFSVANLVLPEGIKVLDDPNKNIMGIVAPRKKG; encoded by the coding sequence ATGGAAGTAACATTAGAATGTAAAACAAGACCTGAAGGTAGTAAGCCTAGAGCATTACGTCGTGAAGGTTTTATTCCTGCTAATTTATATGGTCATAGTGGTGCAGAAGCATTATCTTTAGTGTTAACTCATAAAGAAGCTATTACCTTATTAAAAAATGCCTCAGTTAATAATACTTTAGTCGATTTAGCTATACCTGAACTTGATTGGAATGGTAAAGTTTTGATTAGAGAAGTACAAACTCATCCTTGGAAACGTAATTTACACCACATTAGTTTCTTCTGTCCTTCAGGAGATAATGATGTAGAAGTGGTTGTACCGTTAAAAATTGTTGGTAACTCCATTGGTATTTCTCAAGGTGGAATTATGGAACAGATGGTAACACAAGTTAAAGTTCGTTGTTTACCGACAAATATTCCTGAATATTTAGAAATGGATATTTCTGGCGTGGATATTGGTAAAACTTTCTCTGTGGCTAACTTAGTTTTACCTGAAGGAATTAAAGTATTGGACGATCCCAATAAGAATATTATGGGTATTGTTGCACCTCGTAAAAAAGGTTAA
- a CDS encoding NAD(P)/FAD-dependent oxidoreductase — MKKIVILGGGFGGLYTALRLIDLNWTQQPQITIIDKNDRFVFSPLLYELVTEEIQSWEIAPSYTDLLANTPIQYLQDAVTDIDVNAQKVILTGSSLNYDRLVIALGGTTPDEMVKGAKDYGIPFRTLENAYTLKEKLRMLENSDKEFIRVAIIGGGYSGIELALKIADRLGNRGKIRIIDRGNDILSKSSEFNQKTAKKALNDRKIWLDLETKIVEIEKDQITIEYKNKIDTIPVDAVMWTVGTKPIKLINQLSLPQNSQGKIDINSELQVKQHPEIFAIGDLVECYDQDGKILPATAQVAFQQSDYCAWNIWASIEEKPLLPFQYQPLGEMLALGTQNATLSGFGIYLNGNIAYLARRLIYLYRLPTFEHKLAVGLNWITSPIASLIN; from the coding sequence GTGAAAAAAATTGTCATTCTCGGTGGTGGATTTGGAGGGCTTTATACCGCTTTACGATTAATCGATTTGAATTGGACACAACAACCCCAAATTACTATTATTGATAAAAACGATCGTTTTGTTTTTTCTCCATTACTTTATGAATTAGTTACAGAGGAAATACAAAGTTGGGAAATAGCACCCTCTTATACTGATTTATTAGCTAATACTCCTATTCAATATCTTCAAGATGCTGTCACAGATATTGATGTTAATGCACAAAAAGTTATTTTAACTGGTTCTAGTTTGAATTATGATCGTTTGGTGATAGCCTTGGGCGGCACAACTCCTGATGAGATGGTAAAAGGAGCAAAAGACTATGGTATTCCTTTTCGTACTTTAGAAAATGCTTATACCTTGAAAGAAAAACTGAGAATGTTAGAAAATTCTGACAAAGAATTTATTAGAGTAGCAATAATAGGTGGGGGTTATAGTGGTATTGAATTAGCTTTAAAAATAGCTGATCGTTTAGGTAATCGTGGTAAAATTAGGATTATAGATCGTGGTAATGATATTCTCTCCAAATCATCAGAATTTAATCAAAAAACTGCTAAAAAAGCCTTAAACGATCGAAAAATCTGGTTAGACTTGGAAACGAAAATAGTGGAAATAGAAAAAGATCAAATTACGATCGAATATAAAAATAAAATAGACACTATTCCCGTTGATGCAGTAATGTGGACAGTTGGTACAAAACCAATAAAACTCATTAATCAATTATCCTTGCCCCAAAATTCTCAAGGTAAAATTGACATCAATTCAGAATTACAGGTAAAACAACATCCCGAAATTTTTGCGATCGGAGACTTAGTAGAATGCTATGATCAAGATGGAAAAATCTTACCAGCAACCGCACAAGTAGCCTTTCAACAATCTGATTATTGTGCATGGAATATCTGGGCAAGTATAGAAGAAAAACCTTTGTTACCCTTTCAATATCAACCCCTAGGAGAAATGTTAGCTTTGGGAACACAAAATGCCACCTTAAGCGGTTTTGGAATATACTTAAATGGTAACATTGCCTACTTAGCAAGACGTTTAATTTATCTCTATCGTTTGCCAACTTTTGAACATAAATTAGCCGTTGGTTTAAATTGGATAACTTCTCCCATTGCCTCTCTGATTAATTAA
- a CDS encoding TIGR04376 family protein, producing MNFFEDFSKFLESRLDEFLQSNPHLNLTIIAQELKAEKNDTLKLISQSESELKTIENKILTIGKDIQTWHSRIEKAQQAGRLDLAQEAENRERSLLTEGALLWRQMEEIKQKIKTNKELLISIETKEKEINLKIDQLKANQTYTNTYQSQSWNQNKYYDDLETKFQQWEIDQQLQDMKNNL from the coding sequence ATGAATTTTTTTGAAGATTTTAGTAAGTTTTTAGAATCTCGCTTAGATGAATTTTTACAAAGTAATCCTCATCTAAATTTGACGATTATTGCTCAAGAATTAAAAGCAGAAAAAAATGACACTCTCAAGTTGATTTCTCAATCAGAATCTGAGTTAAAAACCATTGAAAATAAGATATTAACTATAGGAAAAGATATTCAAACATGGCATAGTCGGATTGAAAAAGCACAACAAGCTGGAAGATTAGATTTAGCACAAGAAGCAGAAAACAGAGAACGATCGTTATTAACTGAAGGTGCATTACTTTGGCGACAGATGGAAGAAATTAAACAAAAAATTAAAACTAATAAAGAGTTATTAATTTCGATCGAAACCAAAGAAAAAGAAATTAATTTAAAAATAGATCAATTAAAAGCAAATCAAACTTATACGAATACTTATCAAAGTCAATCATGGAATCAAAATAAATACTATGATGATTTAGAAACAAAATTTCAACAGTGGGAAATTGATCAGCAATTACAAGATATGAAAAACAATTTATAA
- a CDS encoding adenylosuccinate synthase: MANVIVIGAQWGDEGKGKITDLLSKSADVVVRSQGGVNAGHTVVVENQTFKLHLIPSGILYPDTECIIGSGTVIDPQELLEEIDQLIALNISTDNLYISQTAHVTMPYHRILDQAAEEKRGKYKIGTTGRGIGPTYSDKAERIGIRMLDLINCDRHPDKLEWTINYKNAVLEKLYGLPPLNAKEVVQEYIGYADRLRSFVIDSSLKIDQAVRSKKNILFEGAQGTLLDLDHGTYPYVTSSNPIAGGACVGAGVGPTIIDRIIGVAKAYTTRVGEGPFPTELEDDIGTHLGDKGAEFGTTTGRRRRCGWFDGVIGRYAARINGLDCLAITKLDVLDELEEIKVCVAYNIDGEICREFPTHATKFANCQPVYETVPGWQQSTSHCQTLEELPKKALNYLKFLAELMELPIAIVSVGPGRDQTIIIEDPIHGPKRALLYANGNPV; the protein is encoded by the coding sequence TTGGCTAACGTTATCGTAATCGGAGCCCAATGGGGCGATGAAGGAAAAGGAAAAATAACAGATTTACTCAGTAAATCAGCAGATGTGGTAGTTCGCTCTCAAGGGGGTGTAAATGCCGGTCATACTGTGGTTGTAGAAAACCAAACCTTTAAATTACATCTAATTCCTTCAGGGATTTTATACCCTGATACTGAATGTATTATTGGTTCTGGTACTGTGATAGATCCTCAAGAGTTATTAGAAGAGATTGATCAGCTTATCGCTCTCAATATTTCTACTGATAACTTGTACATCTCGCAAACTGCCCATGTAACGATGCCCTATCATCGTATCTTAGACCAAGCGGCAGAAGAAAAGCGAGGTAAATATAAGATTGGTACGACTGGACGGGGTATTGGTCCGACTTATTCGGATAAAGCTGAGAGAATCGGCATTAGAATGCTTGATTTAATCAACTGCGATCGTCATCCAGATAAATTGGAATGGACTATTAACTATAAGAATGCGGTTTTAGAAAAACTCTATGGATTGCCTCCTTTAAATGCGAAAGAGGTAGTACAGGAATATATAGGTTACGCCGATCGTTTACGTTCTTTTGTCATTGACAGTTCTTTAAAAATTGATCAAGCTGTTAGAAGCAAGAAAAATATCTTGTTTGAAGGCGCCCAAGGTACACTCCTAGATCTAGATCACGGTACATATCCTTATGTTACCTCATCTAACCCTATCGCTGGTGGTGCTTGTGTTGGTGCTGGTGTTGGCCCCACTATTATCGATCGTATAATTGGAGTAGCAAAAGCTTACACCACTCGTGTGGGAGAAGGGCCTTTCCCTACAGAATTAGAGGATGATATTGGTACTCATTTAGGTGACAAAGGGGCAGAGTTTGGTACAACCACAGGGCGTCGTCGTCGTTGCGGTTGGTTTGACGGGGTAATTGGCAGATACGCCGCTAGAATTAACGGTTTAGATTGTTTAGCTATTACCAAATTAGATGTTCTTGATGAGTTAGAAGAAATTAAAGTCTGTGTAGCTTACAACATTGATGGAGAAATCTGTCGAGAATTTCCTACCCACGCCACCAAATTCGCTAACTGTCAGCCTGTATATGAAACTGTACCGGGGTGGCAACAATCAACCAGTCATTGTCAAACTTTAGAAGAATTGCCCAAAAAGGCATTAAATTATTTAAAATTCTTAGCCGAATTGATGGAATTACCCATTGCGATCGTTTCTGTAGGGCCGGGTAGAGATCAGACTATTATTATAGAAGATCCTATTCATGGACCAAAAAGAGCCTTATTATACGCTAACGGTAATCCAGTTTAA